One window of Acomys russatus chromosome 28, mAcoRus1.1, whole genome shotgun sequence genomic DNA carries:
- the LOC127210696 gene encoding olfactory receptor 6C65-like: MPNKTSITEFILLGLTGDPELQIVIFSFLLATYLLSVSGNMTIIALTLSNVHLKTPMYFFLRNFSFLEILFTTVCIPRFLTSIATGNTAISYNACMVQVFFLIFLGATEFFLLAAMSYDRYVAICKPLHYTAIINNKVCNRLVIASWSSGFLIVFPPVIMGLQLDFCDSNVIDHFTCDSSPLLQIACTDTKVLELMAFFLAVFTLLVTLALVVLSYTLILRTILRIPSAQQRKKAFSTCSSHMIVVSISYGSCIFMYVKTSAREGVVLSKGVALLNTSVAPMLNPFIYTLRNQQVKQAFKDIAKKLLPSRKH; the protein is encoded by the coding sequence ATGCCAAACAAGACGTCAATCACAGAGTTTATTCTTCTGGGACTCACAGGTGACCCAGAGTTACAAATTGTGATCTTCTCCTTTTTGCTGGCCACATACCTACTGAGTGTAAGTGGGAACATGACCATCATTGCACTGACCCTGTCAAATGTTCACTTGAAAACTCCCATGTATTTCTTTCTCAGGAATTTTTCCttcttagaaattttatttacaaCAGTCTGCATTCCGAGATTTCTGACCAGCATTGCTACAGGAAACACAGCTATTTCCTATAACGCTTGCATGGTACAGGTATTTTTTTTGATCTTTCTGGGAGCGACAGAGTTTTTCCTACTGGCCGCGATGTCCTATGACCGTTATGTGGCCATTTGCAAGCCTTTGCACTATACGgccatcatcaacaacaaagtATGCAATCGACTTGTAATTGCCTCCTGGTCATCTGGTTTCCTCATCGTTTTCCCCCCAGTGATCATGGGCCTGCAGCTGGACTTCTGCGACTCTAACGTCATCGATCACTTCACTTGTGACTCTTCTCCCCTGCTGCAGATCGCTTGCACAGACACGAAGGTACTAGAGCTGATGGCGTTTTTCCTGGCAGTGTTTACTCTCCTAGTGACGTTGGCTTTGGTGGTTCTCTCTTACACACTCATTCTTAGAACAATCCTGAGGATACCCTcagcacagcaaaggaaaaaagcCTTTTCCACTTGTTCCTCCCACATGATTGTGGTGTCCATTTCGTACGGAAGCTgcatttttatgtatgtaaaaACATCTGCCAGAGAAGGCGTGGTGCTGAGTAAAGGCGTCGCCTTGCTCAACACGTCTGTCGCTCCTATGCTGAACCCCTTCATCTACACCCTAAGGAACCAGCAAGTCAAGCAGGCATTCAAGGACATCGCCAAGAAATTACTGCCATCAAGGAAGCACTGA
- the LOC127210683 gene encoding olfactory receptor 6C76 → MRNRTSVTSFILLGLTDDPDLQVVIFIFLFLTYMLSITGNLLIVTLTLLDSHLKTPMYFFLRNFSFLEISFTSVCNPRFLVSILTGDKSISYNACAAQLFFLIFLGSTEFFLLASMSYDRYVAICKPLHYTTIISTKICYQLIISSWLAGFLVVFPPLVMGLDLDFCDSNVIDHFTCDSAPLLQISCTDTSTLELMSFVLALITLMTTLMLIILSYFYILRTILKFPSTKQREKAFSTCSSHMIVVSISYGSCIFMYVKTSAKTGVALTKGVAMLNTSVAPMLNPFIYTLRNQQVKQAFKDLVSKKLASKTLT, encoded by the coding sequence ATGCGAAACAGAACTTCTGTGACATCCTTCATCCTTCTGGGCCTGACAGATGATCCTGACCTTCAggttgtcattttcattttcctgtttctcACATACATGCTCAGCATCACTGGAAACTTACTAATTGTCACACTCACTCTGCTGGATTCCCACCTGAAGACCCCCATGTATTTTTTCCTCAGGAATTTCTCCTTCTTAGAAATTTCTTTCACTTCTGTCTGTAACCCTAGGTTTTTGGTCAGCATCCTAACTGGGGACAAATCGATCTCCTATAACGCTTGCGCGGCACAACTGTTTTTCCTTATCTTCCTTGGCTCGACAGAGTTTTTCCTTCTGGCGTCCATGTCCTATGATCGCTACGTGGCAATTTGCAAGCCCCTCCACTACACAACCATCATCAGTACCAAGATCTGTTACCAGCTCATCATCAGCTCCTGGCTGGCAGGCTTCTTGGTAGTTTTTCCTCCACTGGTCATGGGTTTAGACCTGGATTTCTGTGACTCCAACGTTATCGACCACTTCACGTGTGACTCTGCTCCTTTGCTGCAGATATCTTGCACGGACACGAGCACGCTAGAGCTCATGAGCTTTGTATTGGCTTTGATCACGCTTATGACCACGCTGATGCTGATTATTCTCTCTTACTTCTACATCCTGAGGACTATTCTGAAATTTCCCTCAACCAAACAAAGGGAAAAGGCCTTCTCAACCTGCTCCTCACACATGATTGTCGTCTCCATATCCTACGGGAGCtgcatttttatgtatgtgaaaaCGTCTGCCAAGACTGGAGTTGCTCTGACAAAGGGGGTGGCTATGCTCAACACCTCTGTCGCCCCGATGTTGAATCCTTTTATCTATACTTTAAGGAACCAGCAGGTGAAACAAGCATTTAAGGATCTTGTGAGTAAAAAACTTGCCTCAAAAACGCTGACCTGA